The Plectropomus leopardus isolate mb unplaced genomic scaffold, YSFRI_Pleo_2.0 unplaced_scaffold16807, whole genome shotgun sequence DNA window TACAATTTTACAATGATCCACCATAAAAAATAGCTGATTTATGTgcagttcatattttttttaatattttatagcAGGGCCTGTCAGGTTCAAATATGTTTGCGATTATCTGATATCTATGTCGCAATTTTACCCATCACTTGACATTTCACTGGTGTCGAGATTACATCATTGCAACACAGAGCACAGAAgcttaaattaatttgttttccaaAGGAGAGATTCTGTCACATGTGAGGAGATGCAGCAAACGCTTCTTTGACCTGCAGTGACCCGCCTCTGACCAACAGTTAGACAGGGCGGTGGGAGAGAGGACGCTTTATCTTCTGccatgactttatttaagttatggcacagacacacaacctGCCATAACTTATTGTTACACTAACTGTTTGTCAGATTGAAGGAAAAATTGTGGAAGTCCCAGCAGCACCACAGCCTCCAAACCCTGCAGCTAAGTGTCCGATCTACAGATGGAACCTGCAGCACAAATACAACTACACGGTAAATCCACAGACATATAATGACCAAATGAATATTATAGAAAGGGTAtcagcttttattgtttctggttttctttatcgttttttttcccaggacgTTTTGTTGCTCAGTCAGTTCATCAGGTCAGACGGAGGGATGTTGCCTCGGAGAATCACTGGTCTCTGTACTGAGGAACATCGCAAGATTGCTGCATGTGTTCAGATGGCTCACAGAGCAGGTCAGTGTTACTGCCTCACCCTTGTTTGAGTATTTAATAGAGCTTGGATCGCTGCTGTCACGATGCTTGGCTGCTAATTCAATATGTATTGCAATTTAGCGTATTGCGATTCTatactaaaatgtttttggatttgtttgcttttttaacacTAGACCATGGGAAAGAGCTGAATAATTTACTTCTACAGTGTGTGTATTACGAGACATATTTCCAAACATAATGCACATCATGTTTTCTCACTCCAACTTCACTTTTCTTGAAATGGATATGATGTCACATTACTCATCGGCTACCACAATAAAAGCTACAATGTATTTCCACCtctgaatttgaaatatattgattcaggctttaaaaagtttggaaaaaaataaaatcctgatACATCcgtgaatctttttttttgttccactCGCAGCATATAAAACTTTGTCCGACCGAAACTCAAACCAGCCTCTCCCTCATTATCTGTTTAACACTGGTTACATTAAGTTACACATTCACTAATTTCAAATACAGTTCAGTGTTTTAGATAAGCCAATTAATTCATATACGGACTTTGGTATTGAATCTGACTCTGTCAGGATAATATAAAGTTGTACCTGTTTATCCTGCTTAAAtctcaaaatcaaatatttataacaGAATACTGACACCAAATTCTATCTGCCTGTCATGATACTGGGTATAATTGATTTTTCAGGGCTTAAATTGAAATGCAATTAACTCTCACATTTGAGTATATTAATGAATGAATAGCCTTATTTCagaccaaaaattaaaacattaataaacaaacaaaagtacagCGCCCAAAAAGGAAAAGGTAGAAGTAAATCTTATGTATCCCCACctctttcttacttttttcttttacctcaTACATTTTTCCAATAAATTCCCAAATTTATGTACAACTTGTGTACATAACCCCAGTTTACTCACCACCTTATTAAATTTGTGAGAAACAGAATGCCATTTGAGCGAGTAGAATCAACAAAATGTGACAGAGTAACgttgaaaacagacaaaaaggcCGGTTAAAGTAAATAGTTAAACTGTTCTTGTGCGTCAACACAGCGCATGAGTCTGACTTTACTGTTTGTGTTAAAGGTCTGCTCCCTGACCACAGACCCAAACTCCCAGAGGGCCACGTCCCAAAGAAGCCCAAACCACAACTCAACAGGtaatgcatgtgtgtctctTATATGTGTGTTTCTCGCCATTATCTATGGTTGGCACTGTTCCCAGTACGATTGAAACCAGCAATGATTTTCTGTCGTACAGATACCTGACTCGCTGGTCCATTGACTCGGTGAAACCCATCTACAAAAGGGGACTAAAATGGTCTAAGAAGCGCATGGCTGTTGGCCACCCGCTACTGATGAACAATGTGCGTTACGGTGTCAAGCCTCTTTATATAAAACATTGACGGACAGAAAGCCAGACGAATCGGTAGCAACTGGACGAGACCGGGTGGGCCCTTTTTCTACAAGGATGCAATCTCAAGTGTCATAACCGCCCTGGGAAAAGGGCTTAAAAGCTTCATCCATCTGTATTTATGCAACCTTATGTTTATTAAGCTGCGTCACCCTTTTAATGCAGCATACTCAGCTCCACACACAGCCATCCATTCTGTTTCCGCTGGTTTTCCAAAAGCCCTTGAAGTGAGCTCTCTGACGACCGAATGTGGGTAACAACTGGGTCAGTGTCACAGTTTCAAAGTAGGTGGTATGTTCGCTGTGTATAGTCAAGGCAACACAGATGTGCAAATAAAGTGCGTGTGTTTACTCCGCCTCTCAACATGTTTACTGTATGGGTACAGTATTTGAGAACAAAAAGCTTGTAGACACAAGCTGCATAACTGTAGCtctttagtttatttgtttcaagATAAGGCCAACAAAAAGTCCTGCAGTATGTTACATAGAATACATTTTGAGGGTTTATTTGAACAACAGAACCATGACAAATTTGTTTCTTGAAGGAGGAGTGAGATGTCTGTTTTTATAGCATGAAGGGAAGGTCCAAATTCTTGGTCCCATTACCAATGTAAATGT harbors:
- the LOC121964703 gene encoding 39S ribosomal protein S18a, mitochondrial-like, producing the protein MYNFCVSVVEKKEGTTTTIEGKIVEVPAAPQPPNPAAKCPIYRWNLQHKYNYTDVLLLSQFIRSDGGMLPRRITGLCTEEHRKIAACVQMAHRAGLLPDHRPKLPEGHVPKKPKPQLNRYLTRWSIDSVKPIYKRGLKWSKKRMAVGHPLLMNNVRYGVKPLYIKH